The stretch of DNA GGTGAGTGAGCGGATGTTGTCATCGTTGTGGATCTATCGTTCGCAAAAAGCCAAAGTCACTTACGAGCTAAAAAAGATGCATCGCATCACTCCGGAATCCACCGGGCCGAGGCAGCCTCCCACTGCCGAAGCTTTGCGGGACGCGAAAGAGACGTTTGCCCGCTGGGTGCCGGCGAGTCATGGTCGCAATGCCAGTCAGGAGACTTCGCCAGGGGCTCCACAACTTCCCAAGCGAAGAAAGTACGGGAATGACTAAATTGCAGCCTGATTCACCATCAGCCGCCATGCCCCAGATGATTTCGCTGAGTGAAATCGAAGCCGTCGCCTGTCCTTGCGGCTGGGCCCAAAGGGCCTTTGGCCATGATGCAGGGACCAGCGTCAGTGTCCATTACACACAAATCACCAAAGCTGCCCGTACGCATTACCATCGAGAACACCATGAGATTTATGTTGTCCTCGACCATGCGGCACACGCCACGATTGAACTGAATGGCCAGAGCTATCCTTTGACGAAACTGCTGGCGATTTCCATTCCACCCCTGGTGAGGCATCGAATTGTGGGTGAGGCCACGATCATCAATATCGTTTCACCCCCTTTTGACCCAGCCGACGAATGGTTCGACTCAAGTGACTTGAATTGTGACGAGATGAACGCCGACATGAACACTGCTGATACATCCAGCGCGCTGCCGATGGAAATCCACCATGTCTAGTCGTGCCGATATTTTTTCAGCTGGCTTATGGCTTCAATTTGGTCGGACCCCGCGGCACTGGTTGTTTTTTCTGGCAGGCTGTTCACTGATCATTTCGGGCTGCGGCGATCGGCCGGCAGTCAGTCAACCTGCCGGCGATCAAAATGCAGATCGTCAGGTGGCCAGCCCTGCGTCACCACAGGTAGGTTCCGATAGCCAGAACTCAACGACTTCCCAAACCAATCAAGCCGCCCAGCGACGAGCGGCAGAGATCGCCAGCAACATGCAGGATGAGCCAGAGATGGTCGTCTCGGATGCGGATCCTCAGGCGTTTGCTTCATCGCAGACCGGCGGAGAATCGAACCCCCGTGTGCAAATGGCTGCACGGCCTGCGGGGCCAGAACTGGCCACTCTTCCCGCTCCGGCTAAAACTCCCGCTGAACTCGAAGCGCTGGGGTTTCGGGTGATCACTTCGCCGCACATCGTCATTGTGACGGATCTTCCACTAGCTGAAGTTGCCAAACTTCCCGAACTGGGCGAAGCGCTGCTCCAACGATTGCAGAATGATTTCTACATCAATTGGCCCGAGAATCAGCAACTGACAGGCTATGTCATGTCCGACATGACGAGCTTCCGCGAGACAGGGCTGTTGCCAGAAGATTTGCCGGGTTTTCTGCATGGTCGGCATCGGGGCAGCGAGTTCTGGATGAAAATGCAGGCCACGCCTTACTACTTGAGGCATCTATTCCTGCATGAGCTTACTCACGTGGTGACTTTGATTGGAGAGCGTGAAGATTTACCTGTGGGGTTTAAGGAAGGGATTGCCGAGTGGTACGCCACAAACTATATCGACGAAGCGGGCAAGCCCTATTTTGGAGTGCTTCCCGGCAGGCCCGAAGATTTCTCTGGCTGGGGGCGTATCGGCCTGATTCAGGAAGATCTTGCTACAGGAAAAGGACGTTCGTTTGCTGATTTACTGACAATTGACGCCCACGAATTTTCTACGAACGACGACTATGCCTGGGCCTGGCTCTGGATTCAGTTTTGCAGTCAGCATCCCACGTATGGGCCGGATTTCGCCAAGCTGCGAACATCTCGAACGTTGGAGGAATTCCTCCAAGTGGCCCGCCAGGCTGATCAGACATCGACGACATGGCTTTCCAGCGATTGGTTACGGCTCTCGACAGATATCTGTTTTGGTTACGACACCGCTTTGGCTACGACGTTACATCGCCCCATTGAACCCCTGGCGGATCAACCTGTCACACGCTCGATTTCAGCGAAAGCAGGTTGGCAATCGACCGGACTGCTGGTTCCTCAAGGCACCACGATTCGTCTGCGTGCCAAAGGACAAGTCGAGCTGAATCGCACCACTCGCCCGTGGATATCCCAACCACAAGGCATCTCGGTCGATTATGCCAACGGCCAGAAGCTGGGTCGGCTTATGGCCTGGTGGGGGATTCCTGACCTGCCACTCACAGCCCACGGTGCGGAATTCACAGAAGTCATTCCCGCAGGTCAAATCGCCCGACTGACCGCCCCTCGCGATGCGGTGCTCTTTCTGCGTATCAACGACCATTTCTACGATCTTGCCAATAATTCGGGCGAGTATGAGGTCGTGATTGAGCAGAATGTGGAATAGGTGTTTGGTATTGGGTATTTGAGGAAGAAGGGCCGGTTACCAGCAGACCTGATCCAACACCAAATACCAAACACCAAATCCCACACTCCCCAAAATTCCCATCTCCGACTTCATCTGCTAGACTGGCTGTTTGGGTCGGTCATGGCCCTCGGCTTTTTGACACATGTTCTTTGAGAGTTTTATGAATTCGCTGGATTTAATCGCCACGACGGCTTTCGGACTCGAAGCTGTTGTCTCGCGAGAACTGGCTGCCCTGGGCTACCACGAGCAGCAAATTGAAGATGGAAAAATTACCTTCAAAGGTGATGCGCTCGCTGTCGCCCGAACCAACCTCTGGCTGCGCTCTGCCGATCGTGTTCTGCTACAAATCGGAAAGTTCGTCGCCAAGGATTTCGACGAACTCTTCGATCAGACCAAAGAACTCCCCTGGAGCGAATGGCTCCCGGAAGATGCTGCCTTTCCTGTCACGGGGAGTTGTGTGCGATCGCTGTTGCACAATCCGCCAGCGGTTCAAAGTCTCGTCAAAAAGGCGATTGTGGAAAGCCGCAAGCAAAACAGTCAGCGGCACTGGTTTCAAGAAACCGGCTTTGAATATCCCATCGATGTTTCGATCCTGCGCGATGTCGTCACGTTGACCATTGATACTTCAGGCCCTGGTCTGCACAAACGCGGCTATCGCAAGCAAGGGGGCGCAGCTCCTCTCAAGGAAACTCTGGCGGCAGCGTTGGTACAGCTCAGTTTCTGGAATCGCGAACGCCCTTTTCTCGATCCTTTTTGTGGCAGTGGAACGATTCCTATCGAAGCAGCACTGATTGCCAAAAACCGGGCCCCGGGATTGGATCGAAACTTCCAGGCGGAACGCTGGGAACGTCTGCCTGTCGAAAACTGGCTCAAAGCCCGTGAGGAAGCGCGCGATCTCCAGATTTCCAAACCGACGACCTACCCGCTGTTTGCCTCGGATATCAGCCCTCAGGCTGTCCAATTGACAGAAGATCATGCCCGGGCGGCCGGTGTGGCGGGCATGCTGCATGTCACGCAAATGGATGTGCTCGAACTGAAAGACTCCCGCGATTACGGCGTGATTGTCACCAACCCCCCTTATGGCGAGCGTTTAGGTGATCGAGAATCAGCAGAAGCCATCTACGATGATATGGCCGATGCCTTTGCACCGCTCAAGACCTGGTCGATCTATGTGTTAACTGCCGACGTGGGCTTTGAACGCTTTTTCCGCCGCCGGGCAGATCGTCGTCGGAAGCTCTATAATGGCCGCATTCAGTGCCAGTATTATCAGTACATTGGCCCGCGACCTCCCGGCACTGTCGACCCGCGTCCTGAGGAAGGACTAGCCGGTGCTCCCTACGATCCGTATCAATCCTGAGTCTGTTCTGTGCTGACTCTCAACATCCAGATGATCTTGGCCAGCATTTCACAAATACCCAACATCAAACACTTAAAGATTTGACCTATGACACGTCGCGTACTGAATGTCGGCCAGTGTGTGCCGGATACGATCAAGATTACCAATTTTCTGAAGTCGAGCTTCGACGTGGAAATCATCCCTTCAGCCACTGCACCGGAGACCATCGATCTCCTGGGTAAGTCGAGCTATGACCTCGTGCTGATCAACCGCAAGCTCGATGCCGACTATACGGACGGTATGGACATCATCCGTCAGATGAAATCCGACGAGCGGTTCCAGAAGATCCCCGTCATGCTGATTACGAACTATCCCGAGTACCAGCAGGAATCCGTCGCGATCGGTGCCGCCTATGGCTTTGGCAAAGACGAGCTTGGTTCCTCCGATGCTGTCTCCCGTTTAACGCCGTATCTGGGCTGATGAACCTCATCTCTCGATTGGCAGAAGCAATCAGCCGTGAAGAAGTCAGAGGGCGACGATGCCGGACAAGCACCCATCCAGATGTGTGCAGCCATCTCTGACTGTTTCCTTCGAATTGACAGCTTTGGGTGGGATCGAGCTCACTTTCCACTTCAGAAAAAACTTGGTTAAGTTTTCGAAAGGTTGCTGATTCCTCCTGT from Planctopirus ephydatiae encodes:
- a CDS encoding PleD family two-component system response regulator: MTRRVLNVGQCVPDTIKITNFLKSSFDVEIIPSATAPETIDLLGKSSYDLVLINRKLDADYTDGMDIIRQMKSDERFQKIPVMLITNYPEYQQESVAIGAAYGFGKDELGSSDAVSRLTPYLG
- a CDS encoding cupin domain-containing protein, giving the protein MTKLQPDSPSAAMPQMISLSEIEAVACPCGWAQRAFGHDAGTSVSVHYTQITKAARTHYHREHHEIYVVLDHAAHATIELNGQSYPLTKLLAISIPPLVRHRIVGEATIINIVSPPFDPADEWFDSSDLNCDEMNADMNTADTSSALPMEIHHV
- a CDS encoding THUMP domain-containing class I SAM-dependent RNA methyltransferase, whose translation is MNSLDLIATTAFGLEAVVSRELAALGYHEQQIEDGKITFKGDALAVARTNLWLRSADRVLLQIGKFVAKDFDELFDQTKELPWSEWLPEDAAFPVTGSCVRSLLHNPPAVQSLVKKAIVESRKQNSQRHWFQETGFEYPIDVSILRDVVTLTIDTSGPGLHKRGYRKQGGAAPLKETLAAALVQLSFWNRERPFLDPFCGSGTIPIEAALIAKNRAPGLDRNFQAERWERLPVENWLKAREEARDLQISKPTTYPLFASDISPQAVQLTEDHARAAGVAGMLHVTQMDVLELKDSRDYGVIVTNPPYGERLGDRESAEAIYDDMADAFAPLKTWSIYVLTADVGFERFFRRRADRRRKLYNGRIQCQYYQYIGPRPPGTVDPRPEEGLAGAPYDPYQS